A genome region from Crossiella equi includes the following:
- a CDS encoding sensor histidine kinase, which yields MQERVAMTPDSTPVGTGKPQQAKTVADSGAARWRLRNWRLRTKLLAVLLIPTVVALVLGGVQVTNEIDQAGKLARLARQAELQGSVATLVHQLQRERDLTVRYVASENDDQQLTVLDRQRKRVVDATETLRAQLNEVGPSLDDATRTQYTTVVQQLERLNQLRRVAQSTAYPEAEVLRNYTESIKTLLELGEMTSTQVDQPDLIRLQLAVVALGRAKEQVSRKRAILLDILQQKNIEQSQVRAVLAADAELEAARNDFRKSATPEQRRQYDDTVTGLIVDVGNSTQDAVLQLANNPNVNSNAGLFNDQALLPDRWDTAATLTINLTQRVENTLIEQLKADTAAAASAVRASATTRSILVLAALALAVFLAMLVAYSLLRPLRTLRRTALEVADTRLPEAVQRILAAPDPTEAAKTAIEPVPVHTREEVGQVARSFDRVHGEAVRLAAEQALLRDNVNAMFVNLSRRSQALVERQLSLIDRLEQDEQDPDQLSSLFELDHLATRMRRNSENLLVLAGTDLTRRLTRPVPVAEVVGAAVSEVEQYARVQVTAVPDVAVMGRAVNDVVHLVAELLDNATAFSDPNTKVTVRTARTRKGELAIEISDRGVGMPEQEINDYNTRLAEPPEVDVAVSRRMGLFVVGRLAQRHDIRVRLRNNEDIEGGTTALVVVPAELVQPLSSSSSSRTSASLFTQSHTGSQPPVQAPSPYQQTAASVTNTGEHRSLFTAAQEPVETSQPSASPAPVFPDPRVFTEPEPTPEPETAVAAADPVVPEELLEEPDFPVSVVSGRGEQDPAAPLATPRDIFQPIVPAPEPAPVEETTPPPPAPAPVQAKPPAVDRPVTRVPVTPPAYGALNGTGEQPKGVEYDLDAPTERLPIYEAVLSQWFQAVDSEPVTGNTPYLGAERGDLGLGPVPPVKKSAPAAEPKPEPRPEPKPERRAEPRTEQVRLPEPPVPAEPKTEQVKLPDPAPAPAPETELPPAAVEPPASRPQDETVTVRRRSATAEWRSPADEGWQVAEAVLSSAKALQPETPAGLPKRVPKAHLVPGSAAPRQQTLPSKAPTAGRSADNVRGRMSSFQQGLRRGRHARIDVLTNESTHDDETRSNGQARNEEQP from the coding sequence ATGCAGGAACGGGTAGCCATGACGCCGGACTCCACACCGGTGGGCACGGGGAAACCGCAACAGGCGAAGACGGTGGCCGACTCGGGCGCGGCCCGCTGGCGGCTGCGCAACTGGCGCCTGCGGACGAAGCTGCTCGCCGTACTCCTCATCCCGACGGTGGTCGCGCTCGTGCTGGGCGGCGTCCAGGTGACGAACGAGATCGACCAGGCGGGCAAGCTGGCCCGGTTGGCGCGGCAGGCCGAGCTGCAGGGCAGCGTGGCCACCCTGGTGCACCAGCTGCAGCGTGAGCGGGACCTCACGGTCCGCTACGTCGCCTCCGAGAACGACGACCAGCAGCTGACCGTGCTGGACCGCCAGCGCAAGCGCGTGGTCGACGCCACCGAGACGCTGCGGGCCCAGCTCAACGAGGTCGGCCCGTCGCTGGACGACGCCACCCGCACCCAGTACACCACCGTCGTGCAGCAGCTCGAGCGCCTCAACCAGCTGCGCCGCGTGGCACAGAGCACGGCCTACCCGGAGGCCGAGGTCCTCCGGAACTACACCGAGTCGATCAAGACGCTGCTCGAGCTCGGTGAGATGACGAGCACCCAGGTCGACCAGCCGGACCTGATCCGCCTCCAGCTGGCCGTGGTCGCCCTCGGCCGCGCGAAGGAGCAGGTCTCCCGCAAGCGCGCGATCCTGCTGGACATCCTCCAGCAGAAGAACATCGAGCAGAGCCAGGTCCGCGCCGTGCTGGCCGCGGACGCCGAGCTCGAGGCCGCGCGCAACGACTTCCGCAAGTCCGCGACGCCGGAGCAGCGCCGCCAGTACGACGACACCGTCACCGGTCTGATCGTCGACGTCGGCAACTCCACCCAGGACGCCGTCCTGCAGCTGGCGAACAACCCGAACGTCAACAGCAACGCGGGCCTGTTCAACGACCAGGCCCTGCTGCCTGACCGCTGGGACACCGCGGCCACGCTGACCATCAACCTGACCCAGCGCGTCGAGAACACGCTGATCGAGCAGCTCAAGGCCGACACCGCCGCGGCGGCCTCGGCCGTGCGCGCCTCGGCCACCACCCGCTCCATCCTGGTGCTGGCCGCGCTCGCCCTGGCGGTCTTCCTGGCCATGCTGGTGGCCTACTCGCTGCTGCGCCCGCTGCGCACGCTGCGCCGCACCGCCCTCGAGGTCGCCGACACCCGGCTGCCGGAGGCGGTGCAGCGCATCCTCGCCGCGCCGGACCCGACCGAGGCCGCCAAGACGGCCATCGAGCCGGTGCCCGTGCACACCCGCGAGGAGGTCGGCCAGGTGGCCCGGTCCTTCGACCGGGTGCACGGCGAGGCGGTGCGCCTGGCGGCCGAGCAGGCCCTGCTGCGCGACAACGTCAACGCGATGTTCGTCAACCTCTCCCGCCGCTCGCAGGCGCTGGTCGAGCGCCAGCTGAGCCTGATCGACCGGCTGGAGCAGGACGAGCAGGACCCGGACCAGCTGTCCAGCCTGTTCGAGCTCGACCACCTCGCCACCCGCATGCGCCGCAACTCCGAGAACCTCCTGGTCCTCGCGGGCACCGACCTCACCCGGCGGCTCACCCGCCCGGTGCCGGTGGCCGAGGTCGTCGGCGCGGCGGTGTCCGAGGTCGAGCAGTACGCCCGCGTCCAGGTCACCGCGGTGCCCGACGTCGCGGTCATGGGCCGCGCGGTCAACGACGTGGTCCACCTGGTCGCCGAGCTGCTGGACAACGCCACCGCGTTCTCCGACCCGAACACCAAGGTCACCGTGCGCACGGCCCGCACCCGCAAGGGCGAGCTGGCCATCGAGATCAGCGACCGCGGTGTGGGCATGCCCGAGCAGGAGATCAACGACTACAACACCCGGCTGGCCGAGCCGCCCGAGGTCGACGTCGCCGTCTCCCGCCGCATGGGCCTGTTCGTGGTCGGCCGCCTGGCCCAGCGCCACGACATCCGCGTGCGCCTGCGCAACAACGAGGACATCGAGGGCGGGACCACCGCGCTCGTGGTGGTCCCGGCCGAGCTCGTGCAGCCGCTGAGCTCCAGCTCCTCCAGCCGCACCTCCGCCTCGCTGTTCACCCAGTCGCACACCGGTTCCCAGCCGCCGGTCCAGGCGCCCTCGCCGTACCAGCAGACCGCGGCCTCGGTGACGAACACGGGCGAGCACCGCTCGCTGTTCACCGCGGCGCAGGAACCGGTCGAGACCAGCCAGCCCTCGGCGAGCCCCGCGCCGGTGTTCCCGGACCCCCGGGTCTTCACCGAGCCGGAGCCGACGCCGGAGCCGGAGACCGCGGTGGCCGCGGCCGACCCGGTCGTGCCGGAGGAGCTGCTCGAGGAGCCGGACTTCCCGGTCTCGGTCGTCTCCGGCCGGGGCGAGCAGGACCCCGCTGCCCCGCTCGCCACGCCGCGCGACATCTTCCAGCCGATCGTCCCCGCCCCGGAGCCCGCTCCGGTCGAGGAGACCACCCCGCCGCCGCCCGCACCGGCCCCGGTGCAGGCCAAGCCGCCGGCGGTGGACCGCCCGGTCACCCGGGTGCCGGTCACCCCGCCCGCCTACGGCGCCCTCAACGGCACCGGCGAGCAGCCCAAGGGTGTCGAGTACGACCTGGACGCCCCGACCGAGCGCCTGCCGATCTACGAGGCCGTGCTCTCGCAGTGGTTCCAGGCGGTGGACAGCGAACCGGTCACCGGGAACACCCCGTACCTGGGCGCCGAGCGTGGCGACCTGGGCCTGGGCCCGGTGCCGCCGGTGAAGAAGTCCGCCCCGGCGGCCGAGCCGAAGCCGGAACCGCGTCCGGAGCCGAAGCCCGAGCGCCGCGCGGAGCCGCGCACCGAGCAGGTCCGCCTGCCCGAGCCGCCCGTCCCAGCCGAGCCCAAGACCGAGCAGGTCAAGCTCCCCGACCCGGCCCCCGCACCGGCACCTGAGACCGAACTGCCGCCCGCGGCGGTTGAACCTCCGGCCTCTCGCCCCCAGGATGAGACGGTGACCGTGCGCCGCCGTTCCGCCACCGCTGAGTGGCGTTCGCCGGCGGACGAGGGCTGGCAGGTGGCCGAGGCCGTGCTGAGCAGTGCGAAGGCACTCCAGCCGGAGACCCCGGCCGGGTTGCCCAAGCGCGTGCCGAAGGCCCACCTGGTGCCCGGGTCGGCGGCCCCTCGTCAGCAGACGCTGCCCTCGAAGGCGCCGACTGCCGGTCGCTCCGCGGACAATGTTCGTGGGAGGATGTCAAGTTTCCAGCAGGGTCTGCGTCGTGGCCGGCACGCCAGGATCGACGTCCTGACCAACGAGTCCACGCATGACGACGAGACCCGCTCCAACGGGCAGGCGAGGAACGAGGAGCAGCCGTGA
- a CDS encoding ABC transporter substrate-binding protein, producing the protein MRLNKLGRSLAVVLSTALVATSGGCSLFTGSGSADRPTPEKQTLRVGIMPMVDVAPLYMAREEGKFAAAGLNVELIDLRTEDGVLTGLKNQTVDVGFATHVTWFKAAAAEEQIQLQGEAYQAGGNTMALVTLKDSSYTALNKNQGGQSPPIAVDQKTGLAGLATSATLNSAGVGKPNLREVSFDKMQDELATKKVEAAWMIEPWITKAQKQIGAKVLADTARGGMLDFPISGYASMKKFAEENPKTLRIFREVLNGAQLQGGNHLKVQEVLTKYAEVDQQTAALVAVGTYPVSINPVRLQRVADMMERLELLKTRLDVQQLLPPSDSVS; encoded by the coding sequence ATGAGGTTGAACAAGCTCGGCCGGTCCCTGGCTGTGGTGCTGAGCACGGCCCTGGTGGCGACGTCCGGGGGTTGCTCCCTGTTCACCGGTTCGGGCAGCGCCGACCGGCCCACCCCGGAGAAGCAGACCCTGCGGGTCGGCATCATGCCGATGGTCGACGTGGCGCCGCTGTACATGGCGCGCGAGGAGGGCAAGTTCGCCGCGGCCGGGCTGAACGTCGAGCTCATCGACCTGCGCACCGAGGACGGTGTGCTCACCGGCCTGAAGAACCAGACCGTGGACGTCGGCTTCGCCACCCACGTGACCTGGTTCAAGGCCGCCGCCGCCGAGGAGCAGATCCAGCTGCAGGGCGAGGCCTACCAGGCGGGCGGCAACACCATGGCGCTCGTCACGCTGAAGGACTCCTCCTACACCGCGCTGAACAAGAACCAGGGCGGCCAGAGCCCGCCCATCGCGGTGGACCAGAAGACCGGCCTGGCCGGGCTGGCCACGAGCGCGACGCTGAACTCCGCCGGGGTGGGCAAGCCCAACCTGCGCGAGGTCTCCTTCGACAAGATGCAGGACGAGCTGGCCACCAAGAAGGTGGAGGCCGCCTGGATGATCGAGCCGTGGATCACCAAGGCCCAGAAGCAGATCGGTGCCAAGGTGCTCGCGGACACCGCGCGCGGCGGCATGCTGGACTTCCCGATCTCCGGGTACGCCTCGATGAAGAAGTTCGCCGAGGAGAACCCGAAGACCCTGCGGATCTTCCGCGAGGTCCTCAACGGCGCGCAGCTGCAGGGCGGCAACCACCTCAAGGTGCAGGAGGTGCTGACCAAGTACGCCGAGGTCGACCAGCAGACCGCCGCCCTGGTGGCGGTGGGCACCTACCCGGTGTCGATCAACCCGGTCCGGTTGCAGCGCGTCGCGGACATGATGGAGCGGCTCGAGCTGCTCAAGACCCGGCTGGACGTGCAGCAGCTGCTGCCGCCGTCGGACTCGGTCAGCTGA
- a CDS encoding tripartite tricarboxylate transporter permease gives MSTFDYVLQGFAAALTVQNLLFALLGVVLGTLVGVLPGIGPAMTVALLLPVTYAVPPAAALILFAGVLYGGMYGGSTTSILLNTPGESASVITALEGNKMARAGRGAQALATAAIGSFVAGTIGTVLLALLAPQVAGWAVRLTSADYFALAVLAFCSVTTVLGASPLRGVAALALGLALGIVGLDPMSSQERFTMGIGELVNGVDIVLAAVGLFAVGEALHTAAALRRGHPEVVPVGTVWWLPKEDLKRSWKPWLRGSLLGFPLGAVPAGGPVISTFLSYALERKLARKPEEFGNGAIEGVAGPEAANNAGAAGMLVPLLTLGLPTSATAAVMLSAFGSYSIEPGPLLFQSQPLLVWTLIASLYIGNVLLLVLNLPLVGVWARLLRVPRPYLYAGILVCASLGAYAGSQQYAGLLVLLALGVLGFLMRRYGWPVLPTVLGLVLGPVAEENLRKALQVSQGDASVLVGTTFAQVVLGLAALCLVVPAGLRLVRALRRVPVS, from the coding sequence GTGAGCACGTTCGACTACGTCCTGCAGGGCTTCGCCGCCGCGCTGACCGTGCAGAACCTGCTGTTCGCGCTGCTCGGCGTGGTGCTGGGCACGCTGGTCGGCGTGCTGCCCGGCATCGGCCCGGCGATGACGGTGGCCCTGCTGCTGCCGGTCACCTACGCGGTGCCGCCCGCGGCCGCGCTGATCCTGTTCGCCGGGGTGCTCTACGGCGGCATGTACGGCGGCTCGACCACGTCGATCCTGCTCAACACCCCCGGCGAGTCCGCCTCGGTGATCACCGCGCTGGAGGGCAACAAGATGGCCCGGGCGGGCCGGGGCGCGCAGGCCCTGGCCACCGCGGCCATCGGCTCCTTCGTCGCGGGCACCATCGGCACCGTGCTGCTGGCGCTGCTGGCCCCGCAGGTGGCGGGCTGGGCGGTCCGGCTGACCTCCGCCGACTACTTCGCGCTCGCGGTGCTCGCCTTCTGCTCGGTCACCACCGTGCTCGGCGCCAGCCCGCTGCGTGGGGTGGCCGCGCTCGCCCTCGGCCTTGCCCTCGGGATTGTCGGCCTGGACCCGATGTCCAGCCAGGAACGCTTCACCATGGGCATCGGCGAGCTGGTCAACGGCGTGGACATCGTGCTGGCCGCGGTGGGCCTGTTCGCCGTGGGGGAGGCCCTGCACACCGCCGCCGCGCTGCGCCGGGGCCACCCCGAGGTGGTGCCGGTGGGCACGGTCTGGTGGCTGCCCAAGGAGGACCTCAAGCGCTCCTGGAAGCCCTGGCTGCGCGGGTCGCTGCTGGGCTTCCCGCTCGGCGCGGTCCCGGCGGGTGGCCCGGTGATCTCCACGTTCCTCTCCTACGCGCTGGAGAGGAAACTCGCGCGCAAGCCCGAGGAGTTCGGCAACGGCGCCATCGAGGGCGTGGCGGGCCCGGAGGCGGCCAACAACGCGGGCGCGGCCGGGATGCTGGTGCCGCTGCTCACGCTGGGCCTGCCCACCTCGGCCACCGCGGCGGTGATGCTGTCCGCGTTCGGCAGCTACAGCATCGAGCCCGGACCGCTGCTGTTCCAGAGCCAACCGCTGCTGGTCTGGACGTTGATCGCCTCGCTCTACATCGGCAACGTGCTGCTGCTCGTGCTCAACCTGCCGCTGGTCGGCGTGTGGGCGCGGCTGCTGCGCGTGCCCCGGCCCTACCTGTACGCGGGCATCCTGGTCTGCGCCTCGCTCGGCGCGTACGCGGGCAGCCAGCAGTACGCGGGCCTGCTCGTGCTGCTGGCGCTGGGTGTGCTCGGCTTCCTGATGCGCCGCTACGGCTGGCCGGTGCTGCCCACCGTGCTCGGCCTGGTGCTCGGCCCGGTCGCCGAGGAGAACCTGCGCAAGGCGCTGCAGGTCAGCCAGGGGGATGCCTCGGTGCTGGTGGGCACCACGTTCGCCCAGGTCGTGCTGGGGCTGGCCGCGCTGTGCCTGGTGGTCCCGGCGGGGCTGCGCCTGGTGCGCGCGCTCCGCCGGGTCCCCGTCAGCTGA
- a CDS encoding Bug family tripartite tricarboxylate transporter substrate binding protein has product MRVQRRTTALAFLATAALLAGCADGGAPGAPLSGLRLMVPAKAGGGWHQTAEALRNVLQRDNLVTGTEVYNVAGANGITGLSQLAGERNERVLMVMGKVMVASVVNSRSPKTLKDTTPIARLTGESMALVVPASSSITNLQDFLTAWKQNPKGTVVTGGVIADVDHILAGLIADEIGMDPKQVNFLPNQGGGGESVAKLLSGEAKAGISGVSEYAEQIKAGNLRALAVSGDKRSALLPDVRTLTELGLPISYVNWRGLVATRALSEGRRTELETALTKMHGGAAWKQTLKDKDWEDAFLTGPAFEDFLEAEHAAATKVLTEIGLV; this is encoded by the coding sequence ATGCGTGTTCAACGACGAACCACCGCCCTGGCCTTCCTGGCGACCGCCGCGCTGCTGGCGGGCTGCGCGGACGGCGGTGCCCCGGGGGCGCCGCTGTCCGGCCTGCGCCTGATGGTCCCGGCCAAGGCGGGCGGTGGCTGGCACCAGACCGCCGAGGCCCTCCGCAACGTGCTCCAGCGCGACAACCTCGTCACCGGCACCGAGGTCTACAACGTGGCGGGCGCCAACGGCATCACCGGCCTGAGCCAGCTCGCGGGCGAGCGCAACGAACGCGTGCTGATGGTGATGGGCAAGGTCATGGTGGCCAGCGTGGTGAACTCGCGCTCGCCCAAGACCCTCAAGGACACCACCCCGATCGCCCGGCTGACCGGCGAGAGCATGGCCCTGGTCGTGCCCGCCAGCTCCTCGATCACCAACCTCCAGGACTTCCTCACCGCCTGGAAGCAGAACCCGAAGGGCACCGTGGTCACCGGCGGGGTCATCGCCGACGTGGACCACATCCTGGCCGGGCTGATCGCCGACGAGATCGGCATGGACCCCAAGCAGGTCAACTTCCTGCCCAACCAGGGCGGCGGCGGCGAGTCGGTGGCCAAGCTGCTCTCCGGCGAGGCCAAGGCGGGCATCTCCGGTGTCTCGGAGTACGCCGAGCAGATCAAGGCGGGCAACCTGCGCGCGCTGGCGGTCTCCGGTGACAAGCGCTCCGCGCTGCTGCCCGACGTGCGCACGCTCACCGAGCTGGGCCTGCCCATCTCCTACGTGAACTGGCGCGGCCTGGTGGCCACCCGGGCGCTGTCGGAGGGCCGCCGCACCGAGCTGGAGACCGCGCTGACCAAGATGCACGGCGGCGCCGCGTGGAAGCAGACCCTCAAGGACAAGGACTGGGAGGACGCCTTCCTCACCGGGCCCGCCTTCGAGGACTTCCTGGAGGCCGAGCATGCGGCGGCGACGAAGGTCCTCACGGAAATCGGGCTTGTCTAG
- a CDS encoding tripartite tricarboxylate transporter permease, with translation MSAVDALLQGFASAVTPENLLFALLGVLLGTLVGVLPGIGPAMTVALLLPITFAVPPAAALIMFAGIYYGGMYGGSTTSILLNTPGESSSIITALEGNQMAKRGRGAQALATAAIGSFVAGTIGTLLLSLIAPQIADWAVSLTSADYFALTVLAFCTVSAMLGASPLRGVASLAVGLFMGLMGIESLTGQSRFDFGVDEFSRGIPVVVAAVGLFAVGEALYVASRLRHGMPDVIPVNRVWWLPKEDLKRSWKPWLRGTAIGFPIGAVPAGGAEVTTFLSYGVERRLTKRPEEFGKGAIEGVAGPEAANNAAAAGVLVPLLTLGLPTSATAAIMLAAFTSYNIQPGPLLFELQPELVWTLIASLYVGNVLLLVLNLPLVGLWVKILRIPRPYLYAGILLCASLGAYVASAAYQGLIVLAGIGLLGFCMRRYGWPVAPAVLGLILGPVAETNIRKALQINQGDVTALVQTPFSIIALGLAVLAVAVPLVLRAREALRTRAGKRVPTSTD, from the coding sequence ATGAGCGCGGTGGATGCCCTGCTCCAGGGCTTCGCCAGCGCGGTCACCCCGGAGAACCTGCTGTTCGCGCTGCTCGGCGTGCTGCTGGGCACGCTGGTCGGCGTGCTGCCCGGCATCGGTCCGGCGATGACGGTGGCCCTGCTGCTGCCGATCACCTTCGCGGTGCCCCCGGCCGCCGCGCTGATCATGTTCGCGGGCATCTACTACGGCGGCATGTACGGCGGCTCGACCACGTCCATCCTGCTCAACACCCCCGGCGAGTCCTCCTCGATCATCACCGCGCTCGAGGGCAACCAGATGGCCAAACGCGGCCGGGGCGCGCAGGCCCTGGCCACCGCGGCCATCGGCTCCTTCGTCGCGGGCACCATCGGCACGCTGCTGCTGTCCCTGATCGCCCCGCAGATCGCCGACTGGGCGGTCTCGCTCACCTCGGCCGACTACTTCGCGCTGACCGTGCTCGCTTTCTGCACCGTCTCCGCGATGCTGGGCGCCTCCCCGCTGCGCGGTGTGGCCTCGCTCGCGGTCGGGCTGTTCATGGGCCTGATGGGCATCGAGTCGCTGACCGGGCAGAGCCGCTTCGACTTCGGCGTGGACGAGTTCAGCCGCGGCATCCCGGTGGTGGTCGCCGCGGTCGGCCTGTTCGCCGTCGGCGAGGCGCTGTACGTGGCCTCGCGGCTGCGGCACGGCATGCCGGACGTGATCCCGGTGAACCGCGTGTGGTGGCTGCCCAAGGAAGACCTGAAGCGCTCGTGGAAGCCGTGGCTGCGCGGCACCGCGATCGGCTTCCCGATCGGCGCGGTCCCGGCGGGCGGCGCCGAGGTCACGACCTTCCTGTCCTACGGGGTGGAGCGCAGGCTCACCAAGCGGCCGGAGGAGTTCGGCAAGGGCGCGATCGAGGGCGTGGCCGGTCCGGAGGCGGCGAACAACGCGGCCGCCGCGGGCGTGCTGGTCCCGCTGCTCACGCTCGGCCTGCCCACCTCGGCCACCGCCGCGATCATGCTGGCCGCGTTCACCAGCTACAACATCCAGCCCGGCCCGCTGCTCTTCGAGCTCCAGCCGGAGCTGGTGTGGACGCTGATCGCCTCGCTCTACGTCGGCAACGTGCTGCTGCTGGTGCTGAACCTGCCGCTGGTCGGCCTGTGGGTGAAGATCTTGCGGATTCCGCGCCCGTACCTGTACGCGGGCATCCTGCTGTGCGCCTCGCTCGGGGCCTACGTGGCCAGCGCGGCCTACCAGGGGCTGATCGTGCTGGCGGGCATCGGCCTGCTCGGCTTCTGCATGCGCCGCTACGGCTGGCCGGTCGCGCCCGCGGTGCTGGGCCTCATCCTCGGCCCGGTCGCGGAGACCAACATACGCAAGGCGTTGCAGATCAACCAGGGTGACGTGACCGCGCTGGTGCAGACCCCGTTCTCCATCATCGCGCTCGGCCTGGCCGTGCTCGCGGTGGCCGTGCCGCTGGTGCTGAGGGCACGCGAGGCCCTCCGCACAAGGGCCGGGAAGCGGGTGCCCACTTCAACGGATTGA
- a CDS encoding tripartite tricarboxylate transporter TctB family protein, protein MRTTHDSGTELGRPDPRGGRARVSGELLLTALLGALGGYVLVETPAIMVPPAAAVAGPRLFPYLIGGLLVGVAVLLSVQVLRGQAAPPEEGEDVDLSKRSDFRAVALLVGLFAGHAVLIEWIGWPLAAALLFAGTAVVLGARRWWVIIVCALVMSHLLWAVFVFGLGAYLPGGPLQGLVG, encoded by the coding sequence GTGAGGACCACGCACGACAGCGGTACCGAGCTCGGCCGTCCCGACCCCCGGGGCGGCCGAGCCCGCGTCAGCGGCGAGCTGCTGCTCACCGCCCTGCTCGGCGCCCTCGGGGGGTACGTCCTGGTCGAGACCCCGGCGATCATGGTGCCGCCCGCGGCCGCGGTGGCCGGGCCGAGGCTGTTCCCCTACCTCATCGGCGGCCTGCTGGTCGGCGTCGCGGTGCTGCTGTCCGTGCAGGTGCTGCGCGGCCAGGCCGCCCCGCCGGAGGAGGGCGAGGACGTCGACCTGTCCAAGCGCAGCGACTTCCGCGCGGTGGCGCTGCTGGTCGGGCTGTTCGCCGGGCACGCGGTGCTGATCGAGTGGATCGGCTGGCCGCTGGCCGCCGCCCTGCTGTTCGCCGGCACCGCCGTCGTGCTCGGCGCCCGCCGCTGGTGGGTGATCATCGTCTGCGCGCTGGTGATGTCGCACCTGCTGTGGGCGGTGTTCGTCTTCGGCCTGGGCGCCTACCTGCCCGGCGGCCCGTTGCAGGGACTGGTCGGATGA
- a CDS encoding Bug family tripartite tricarboxylate transporter substrate binding protein, protein MPHLIQRRRALVAGALVTAATLLAGCSGSGGGGANAPVTGLRLMAPAKAGGGWHQSAQAMQDVLLKEKLATGGQVYTVEGAGGVTGLKALTGEKDDKLLMVMGQVMVGGILAAKSDKTLKDTTPIAKLTGESLIIVIPASRPEINLEQFLTAWKQDPRGTVITGGSAGGADQILAGLVADEVGIDPGLVNYVPNSGGGEAVQKLLSGEVRAGISGVSEFAEHVKSGKLRAIAVSGDRRSALLPDTKTLKELGVPISYLNWRGVVARPGLPDGAKKTLVDMVSKMRESAAWKETLKAKDWEDAFATGDDFVRFIEEDEAKVKKMLAEINVVK, encoded by the coding sequence ATGCCGCACCTCATCCAGCGTCGGCGAGCCCTCGTCGCCGGCGCCCTCGTCACGGCCGCCACTCTGCTCGCCGGGTGCTCCGGCTCGGGCGGTGGTGGGGCGAACGCGCCGGTCACGGGGCTGCGCCTGATGGCACCGGCCAAGGCGGGCGGTGGCTGGCACCAGTCCGCGCAGGCGATGCAGGACGTGCTGCTGAAGGAGAAGCTGGCCACCGGCGGGCAGGTGTACACCGTGGAGGGCGCGGGCGGGGTCACCGGCCTCAAGGCGCTCACCGGTGAGAAGGACGACAAGCTGCTCATGGTGATGGGCCAGGTCATGGTCGGCGGCATCCTCGCGGCCAAGTCCGACAAGACCCTCAAGGACACCACCCCGATCGCCAAACTCACTGGTGAGTCCTTGATCATCGTGATCCCGGCGTCCCGCCCGGAGATCAACCTGGAGCAGTTCCTGACCGCCTGGAAGCAGGACCCGAGGGGCACCGTCATCACCGGCGGCTCGGCCGGTGGCGCGGACCAGATCCTCGCCGGGCTGGTCGCCGACGAGGTCGGCATCGACCCGGGCCTGGTCAACTACGTCCCCAACTCGGGTGGTGGCGAGGCCGTCCAGAAGCTCCTTTCGGGTGAAGTGCGTGCCGGGATCTCCGGTGTCTCGGAGTTCGCCGAGCACGTGAAGTCCGGCAAGCTGCGCGCGATCGCGGTCTCCGGCGACCGCCGCTCCGCGCTGCTGCCCGACACCAAGACGCTCAAGGAGCTGGGCGTGCCCATCTCCTACCTGAACTGGCGCGGTGTGGTGGCCCGGCCCGGCCTGCCCGACGGCGCGAAGAAGACCCTGGTCGACATGGTCTCCAAGATGCGCGAGAGCGCGGCCTGGAAGGAGACCCTCAAGGCCAAGGACTGGGAGGACGCCTTCGCCACCGGCGATGACTTCGTGCGGTTCATCGAGGAGGACGAGGCCAAGGTCAAGAAGATGCTGGCCGAGATCAACGTGGTGAAGTGA